In Kitasatospora sp. NBC_00240, the following are encoded in one genomic region:
- a CDS encoding class I SAM-dependent methyltransferase — MVESPKRPAGADRDRNGEGTGFEEFERAGWARRSGTYDEGFGRMTAGVHEPLLDAAGVRRGTRLLEVGCGTGRLALSALGRGAAVVATDGVEQMVAEATAALPGARVLHAALPRLPFADGDFDAVAGAFVINHVPEPASAVAELARVTAPGGRVALSCWDAPGRNLAQGLVAAAVAEAGATPAGDLPSHSPFAPYASPEAFAGLLAGAGLAAVRVEPVGWTHRVDPDRWWGDILSGTVLTSSLIEGQDARTVARIRAAYDRLVAPFAEADGSVGLPVAALVAVGTRRG; from the coding sequence CCCGGCCGGAGCGGACCGGGACCGGAACGGGGAGGGCACCGGCTTCGAGGAGTTCGAACGCGCCGGGTGGGCGCGGCGCAGCGGCACGTACGACGAGGGCTTCGGCCGGATGACGGCGGGTGTGCACGAGCCGTTGCTGGACGCGGCGGGTGTGCGGCGCGGCACCCGGCTGCTGGAGGTCGGCTGCGGCACCGGCCGGCTGGCCCTGTCCGCGCTCGGCCGGGGGGCCGCGGTGGTGGCGACCGACGGGGTCGAGCAGATGGTGGCAGAGGCCACCGCCGCGCTCCCGGGGGCCCGGGTGCTGCACGCGGCACTCCCCCGGTTGCCGTTCGCCGACGGGGACTTCGACGCGGTGGCGGGCGCCTTTGTGATCAACCATGTCCCCGAACCGGCTTCCGCAGTGGCCGAGTTGGCCCGGGTGACGGCCCCGGGCGGCCGGGTGGCGCTGTCCTGCTGGGACGCGCCCGGGCGCAACCTGGCCCAAGGCCTGGTCGCGGCCGCGGTGGCCGAGGCGGGCGCGACTCCGGCCGGTGACCTGCCCAGTCACTCCCCGTTCGCGCCGTACGCCTCGCCGGAGGCCTTCGCGGGCCTGCTGGCCGGCGCCGGACTGGCGGCGGTCCGGGTGGAGCCCGTCGGGTGGACGCACCGGGTGGACCCGGACCGCTGGTGGGGGGACATCCTGTCCGGGACGGTGCTGACGTCCTCGCTGATCGAGGGTCAGGACGCCCGGACGGTGGCGCGGATCCGCGCGGCGTACGACCGGCTGGTCGCCCCGTTCGCGGAGGCCGACGGCTCGGTGGGGCTGCCGGTGGCCGCGCTGGTCGCGGTGGGCACCAGGCGGGGGTAG
- a CDS encoding M1 family metallopeptidase yields the protein MIALLAARTGLAAALAVTGVTTVHRGDADPAPPPNLHRAAAPTAPGDPVFPGLGNSGYDALGYHLVFDYREDSRTVEAVAEMTARSTADLPWFELDAFGLSVHGVRVNGRPAAFALHDEKLRVTPPATVRRGAGLTVTVAYSADPQARLPRSGWVPTSDGFAVAGQPNSAHTVFPCNDHPSDKARYTVRVTAPNHLLGVAGGTLTNTVEQGGRTTRSYVMRDPMATELLQVAVGHYLVRERALPGGPRLRDVVPAGRAAALQPALDLTATQLAWAEQHLGAYPFEAYGLLPVDTDDPAAFGFTGLETQTLTLYKPGFLTRPESGIGAHMMHELVHAWFGDSVSPRTWADLWLNEGHADYYGMLYRYERGWPDGLGLTTLEANMRDVYAHGDQWRLDSGPVAAPTRAGLFDSQRYAGGVLVLFALREKVGAAVFDRIERTFLTRYRHGVAGTEDFIATAGEVAGQDLSGFLTDWLLGTRTPPMPGHPDWTVAPAVPGGSGPRTAPQGSSTL from the coding sequence ATGATCGCGCTGCTCGCCGCACGGACCGGCCTCGCCGCCGCCCTCGCCGTCACGGGCGTCACCACCGTCCACCGGGGTGACGCAGATCCGGCCCCGCCCCCGAACCTGCATCGGGCCGCCGCCCCCACCGCCCCCGGTGACCCGGTCTTCCCCGGGCTCGGCAACTCCGGGTACGACGCGCTCGGCTACCACCTCGTCTTCGACTACCGGGAGGACAGCCGGACGGTCGAGGCGGTCGCGGAGATGACCGCGCGCAGCACCGCGGACCTGCCGTGGTTCGAGCTCGACGCCTTCGGGCTGTCGGTGCACGGCGTACGGGTGAACGGCCGGCCCGCGGCCTTCGCCCTGCACGACGAGAAGCTGCGGGTCACCCCGCCCGCCACGGTCCGGCGCGGGGCGGGGCTGACGGTCACGGTCGCGTACTCCGCCGACCCGCAGGCCCGGCTCCCCCGCAGCGGCTGGGTCCCGACCTCCGACGGGTTCGCCGTGGCGGGCCAGCCGAACAGCGCCCACACGGTCTTCCCGTGCAACGACCACCCGAGCGACAAGGCCAGGTACACCGTCCGGGTGACGGCGCCGAACCACCTGCTGGGCGTCGCCGGCGGCACCCTCACCAACACTGTGGAGCAAGGCGGCCGCACCACCCGCAGCTATGTGATGCGCGATCCGATGGCCACCGAGCTGCTCCAGGTCGCGGTCGGCCACTACCTGGTCCGGGAGCGCGCGCTGCCCGGCGGGCCACGGCTGCGCGACGTCGTCCCGGCCGGCCGGGCGGCCGCGCTCCAGCCCGCGCTGGACCTCACGGCGACGCAGCTGGCCTGGGCCGAACAGCACCTCGGGGCCTACCCCTTCGAGGCGTACGGGCTGCTGCCGGTGGACACCGACGACCCGGCGGCGTTCGGCTTCACCGGCCTGGAGACCCAGACCCTGACGCTCTACAAGCCCGGTTTTCTGACCCGCCCGGAGTCCGGGATCGGGGCGCACATGATGCACGAGCTGGTGCACGCCTGGTTCGGCGACAGCGTCTCGCCGCGGACCTGGGCCGATCTCTGGCTGAACGAGGGCCACGCCGACTACTACGGCATGCTGTACCGCTACGAGCGGGGCTGGCCGGACGGGCTCGGGCTGACCACGCTGGAGGCGAACATGCGCGACGTCTACGCGCACGGCGACCAGTGGCGGCTCGACTCCGGGCCGGTCGCGGCGCCGACCCGGGCCGGCCTCTTCGACAGCCAGCGCTACGCGGGTGGGGTCCTGGTCCTCTTCGCGCTCCGGGAGAAGGTCGGCGCGGCGGTCTTCGACCGGATCGAGCGGACCTTCCTCACCCGGTACCGGCACGGCGTCGCCGGCACCGAGGACTTCATCGCGACGGCCGGCGAGGTGGCGGGCCAGGACCTGAGCGGGTTCCTGACGGACTGGCTCCTGGGCACCCGCACCCCGCCGATGCCGGGCCACCCCGACTGGACGGTGGCCCCGGCCGTGCCCGGCGGGTCCGGGCCGCGGACCGCGCCGCAGGGCTCCTCGACGCTCTGA
- a CDS encoding MauE/DoxX family redox-associated membrane protein has protein sequence MSSSRPSAGRAARPLAALLLLAGVAHFARPRTFDALVPRSLPGEPRTWTYASGVAELAIGTAVALPRTRRIGAIAAAGLFVAVLPGNVKMAIDWRRRPTPYRQGAWARVPLQIPLVWWALRVGRKA, from the coding sequence GTGTCATCGTCCCGCCCGTCCGCCGGCCGGGCCGCGCGCCCGCTGGCAGCTCTGCTCCTGCTGGCCGGCGTGGCCCACTTCGCCAGGCCCAGGACCTTCGACGCCCTCGTCCCCCGATCGCTGCCCGGCGAGCCGCGGACCTGGACGTACGCCAGCGGCGTCGCGGAGCTCGCGATCGGGACGGCGGTGGCCTTGCCGCGTACCCGTCGGATCGGCGCGATCGCCGCGGCCGGCCTGTTCGTGGCCGTGCTGCCCGGCAACGTCAAGATGGCGATCGACTGGCGGCGCCGCCCGACCCCGTACCGGCAGGGGGCCTGGGCCCGCGTGCCGCTGCAGATCCCGCTGGTCTGGTGGGCCCTGCGGGTCGGCCGGAAGGCCTGA
- a CDS encoding chemotaxis protein yields MHSAELTPSVLAELRRPRRYPAVSVVMPTHRSEPDNAQDPVRLRNLVAEAKSRLQADEAVSRADRLDLVHQLDRAVAEVDLVHAEDALLIFAAPGEHQVWSLPRSVPERVVFSETFLTRNLVATHAAAAPYWVLTVSAERAALFGGAGPRLAEAAERGFPVELRPDLPDVERKERIGDVPSTFRDEQTRHYLREADTALAAVLEAEPRPLYVLGEAAALAVLEEIGTATKTAVAQVPRGGLGRASVAVVREAVAGAVKEQAARVVVQAKERLDQALGVKALAAGIDEVWQSVAEGRAALVVLEEDYWEPVRVTDNHLVPASAGEPDVRDDMVDEIVERALDTGAQVEFVPTGELAGQGRIAAVLRY; encoded by the coding sequence ATGCACTCTGCCGAGCTCACGCCGTCCGTCCTCGCCGAGCTCCGCCGGCCGCGCCGCTACCCGGCGGTCTCGGTCGTCATGCCCACCCACCGCAGCGAGCCAGACAACGCCCAGGACCCGGTGCGCCTGCGCAACCTGGTCGCCGAGGCGAAGAGCCGGCTGCAGGCCGACGAGGCGGTCTCCCGGGCCGACCGGCTGGACCTGGTCCACCAGCTCGACCGAGCCGTCGCCGAGGTCGACCTGGTGCACGCCGAGGACGCTCTGCTGATCTTCGCCGCCCCCGGCGAGCACCAGGTCTGGTCGCTCCCGCGGTCGGTGCCCGAGCGCGTGGTGTTCTCCGAGACCTTCCTGACCCGGAACCTGGTCGCCACCCACGCCGCCGCCGCGCCCTACTGGGTGCTCACGGTCTCCGCCGAGCGCGCGGCGCTGTTCGGCGGCGCGGGCCCGCGGCTGGCCGAGGCCGCCGAGCGCGGATTCCCGGTGGAGCTCCGGCCGGACCTGCCGGACGTCGAGCGCAAGGAGCGGATCGGCGACGTGCCCAGCACCTTCCGGGACGAGCAGACCCGGCACTACCTGCGCGAGGCGGACACCGCGCTCGCCGCCGTGCTGGAGGCCGAGCCCCGCCCGCTGTACGTCCTGGGCGAGGCGGCCGCGCTCGCCGTGCTGGAGGAGATCGGGACGGCGACCAAGACCGCCGTGGCCCAGGTGCCCAGGGGCGGGCTCGGCCGGGCCTCGGTGGCGGTGGTGCGCGAAGCGGTGGCCGGGGCGGTCAAGGAGCAGGCGGCCCGGGTGGTCGTCCAGGCCAAGGAGCGGCTGGACCAGGCGCTGGGCGTCAAGGCGCTGGCGGCCGGGATCGACGAGGTGTGGCAGAGCGTCGCCGAGGGCCGGGCCGCCCTGGTGGTGCTGGAGGAGGACTACTGGGAGCCGGTGCGGGTCACCGACAACCACCTCGTCCCGGCGTCGGCCGGGGAGCCGGACGTCCGGGACGACATGGTCGACGAGATCGTCGAGCGGGCGCTGGACACCGGCGCGCAGGTGGAGTTCGTCCCGACCGGGGAGTTGGCCGGGCAGGGCCGGATCGCGGCCGTCCTGCGCTACTGA